Proteins from one Corallococcus exiguus genomic window:
- a CDS encoding sigma-54-dependent transcriptional regulator — protein sequence MSEALKGHVLVVDDDPALLKVLGALLTQAGLTPHPASNAKDALALLARRPIDVVLSDVRMPGMSGMELLAEVGRGWPDVPVLLMTAHGTVPLAVEAMKAGAADFVLKPFDREELLFTLKKALLHASQDPEPTRGTGKAPDGLDSLLMGASRAMKDVKALLVKAAQGTATVLLRGESGTGKELAARALHENSPRRAGPFVKLHCAALPDTLLESELFGYEKGAFTGAATRKPGRVELAHGGTLFLDEIGDVSPAVQVKLLRVLQEREFERLGGTQTVKIDVRFVAATHQSLEDGVRRGTFREDLFYRLNVVPLWLPTLRERPEDIAALARHFLDVHAKSNGRPPFTLSEDGLRALQAQPWPGNVRQLQNFLERLVVLSDGPMLTGEDVARELSRQPGLAPPPVAAPLPPSPSDSVTLESRRKDVEKEALVDALKRSGDNRTLAARLLGVSRRTLYNKLEEHGLL from the coding sequence GTGAGCGAAGCACTGAAGGGCCACGTCCTGGTGGTCGACGATGATCCCGCGCTGCTCAAGGTGCTGGGCGCGCTGCTCACCCAGGCGGGCCTCACTCCGCATCCAGCCTCGAACGCGAAGGACGCCCTGGCCCTGCTCGCGCGCCGCCCCATCGACGTGGTGCTGAGCGACGTGCGCATGCCGGGCATGAGCGGCATGGAGCTGCTCGCGGAGGTGGGACGCGGCTGGCCGGACGTGCCCGTGCTGCTGATGACCGCGCACGGCACGGTGCCGCTCGCGGTGGAGGCGATGAAGGCGGGCGCGGCGGACTTCGTGCTCAAGCCCTTCGACCGCGAGGAGCTCCTCTTCACGCTGAAGAAGGCCCTGCTCCACGCGAGCCAGGACCCGGAGCCCACGCGAGGCACCGGCAAGGCGCCGGACGGACTCGACAGCCTGCTCATGGGCGCGAGCCGCGCGATGAAGGACGTGAAGGCCCTGCTGGTGAAGGCCGCCCAGGGCACCGCCACGGTGCTGCTCCGAGGCGAGTCCGGCACGGGCAAGGAGCTGGCCGCGCGAGCCCTGCACGAAAACAGTCCCCGGCGCGCGGGCCCGTTCGTGAAGCTGCACTGCGCGGCGCTCCCGGACACGCTCTTGGAGAGCGAGCTGTTCGGCTACGAGAAGGGCGCCTTCACCGGCGCGGCGACGCGCAAGCCCGGACGCGTGGAACTGGCGCACGGCGGCACGCTGTTCCTCGACGAGATTGGCGACGTGTCCCCCGCCGTGCAGGTGAAGCTCCTGCGCGTGCTCCAGGAGCGCGAGTTCGAACGGTTGGGCGGAACGCAGACAGTGAAGATCGACGTGCGCTTCGTCGCGGCCACGCACCAGTCGCTGGAGGACGGCGTGCGCCGGGGCACCTTCCGCGAGGACCTCTTCTACCGGCTCAACGTGGTGCCCCTCTGGTTGCCCACGCTGCGCGAGCGGCCGGAGGACATCGCGGCCCTCGCCCGCCACTTCCTGGACGTGCACGCCAAGAGCAACGGGCGGCCTCCGTTCACCCTGAGCGAAGACGGCCTGCGCGCGCTCCAGGCCCAGCCGTGGCCCGGCAACGTGCGCCAGTTGCAGAACTTCCTGGAGCGGCTGGTGGTGCTCTCCGACGGGCCCATGCTGACTGGCGAGGACGTGGCGCGTGAACTCTCCCGCCAGCCGGGACTCGCGCCACCGCCCGTCGCCGCGCCACTGCCCCCGTCACCGTCCGACTCCGTCACGCTGGAGTCACGTCGCAAGGACGTGGAGAAGGAAGCGCTGGTGGATGCGCTGAAGCGCTCGGGTGACAACCGCACGCTGGCTGCCCGGCTGCTCGGGGTGAGCCGGCGCACGCTCTACAACAAGCTGGAGGAGCACGGCCTGCTGTAG
- a CDS encoding RDD family protein yields the protein MSKCLKCGASLPPVGDCPACAANGARPPAVAPLPSLLDRDIHIDRRKAGDRMAQDAGGGDPITLNSEPLEPETLRGTPAFALEAPRGPVTPPGMTPSVRPGMAPVPPAAPRAAAPRPPAQAPAAAPRAAVPPTDGPVRAPNPAPAARPAPAPASPADATIRAAAPTARPASPQADATIRAAARPVAPQADASPADATIRAAAPAARPAAPQADAPPADATIRAAAPAARPAQADRVPAPHAEGQAVRAPAQQAPRAAAPMPPRATPPVGNAPAGAVQPPRPAAPPPGVAPMAAVPPRAAPTAALSEPGFQNPGVAVPRAAQPTVPSTEPRPGSALTPAYGTEPHVSRPQAASGQPRGNAQGSPGLPRMDAPAQAQAASGQPRGNAQGSPGLPRMDAPAQAQASGLPHMDSASQAQASARMGGAQAQASGLPRREPASGPSAAEHWDAPQATSGLPLMDAPAQASGPSRRDAAPGLPVMEDPAILPPLETPAYATSPAPAPGVSLMEASSAPAPAAPAKKSKVSAAPAAPATGEIHARPASLWRRLLSFTVDTAAISAVAAAYITLASSVAGVKGPQPGLTGLDAFVAWLRALHSVLLPGVVLVLVLATVYCAVAAFLWNGRTLGRLLLGLRLVDTHGMAPTPGRAIFRALLAGLSFVLFLGGFWMALFDRRGQTLHDKLTSTFVVQPS from the coding sequence TTGTCCAAGTGCCTGAAGTGCGGCGCCTCGCTGCCGCCGGTCGGAGATTGCCCCGCTTGCGCCGCCAATGGCGCGCGCCCACCCGCGGTGGCCCCCCTCCCGAGCCTGCTCGACCGCGACATCCACATTGATCGCCGCAAGGCCGGGGACCGCATGGCCCAGGACGCTGGCGGCGGCGACCCCATCACGCTGAACAGCGAACCGCTGGAGCCGGAGACGCTGCGCGGTACGCCGGCCTTCGCGCTGGAGGCGCCTCGCGGCCCTGTCACTCCGCCGGGCATGACGCCGTCGGTTCGTCCGGGGATGGCGCCCGTGCCTCCCGCCGCGCCGCGCGCAGCAGCGCCCCGACCGCCCGCGCAGGCTCCGGCCGCCGCGCCTCGCGCCGCTGTGCCTCCAACGGATGGCCCCGTGCGTGCGCCCAATCCGGCTCCCGCGGCTCGCCCCGCGCCGGCCCCTGCGTCCCCCGCGGATGCGACGATTCGCGCGGCGGCTCCGACCGCGCGTCCTGCTTCGCCCCAGGCGGATGCGACGATTCGCGCGGCCGCGCGCCCTGTCGCGCCCCAGGCGGATGCGTCCCCCGCGGATGCGACGATTCGCGCGGCGGCTCCGGCTGCGCGCCCTGCGGCGCCCCAGGCGGATGCGCCCCCCGCGGATGCGACGATTCGCGCGGCGGCTCCGGCTGCGCGTCCTGCTCAGGCCGATCGCGTCCCCGCGCCGCACGCGGAGGGTCAGGCGGTCCGGGCTCCCGCGCAGCAGGCGCCTCGGGCGGCGGCGCCCATGCCTCCTCGCGCCACGCCTCCCGTTGGGAACGCGCCCGCTGGCGCCGTGCAGCCTCCGCGTCCCGCCGCGCCGCCTCCTGGCGTGGCACCGATGGCCGCCGTGCCTCCGCGCGCCGCGCCCACCGCGGCCCTGTCGGAGCCGGGCTTCCAGAATCCTGGCGTCGCCGTGCCTCGCGCCGCGCAGCCTACGGTGCCCTCCACGGAGCCCCGACCTGGCTCCGCGCTCACGCCGGCCTACGGCACGGAGCCGCACGTTTCGCGCCCCCAGGCCGCCTCCGGCCAGCCTCGTGGCAACGCGCAGGGTTCTCCCGGCCTGCCCCGCATGGACGCGCCCGCGCAGGCCCAGGCCGCCTCTGGCCAGCCTCGTGGCAACGCGCAGGGATCTCCCGGCCTGCCCCGCATGGACGCGCCCGCGCAGGCCCAGGCCTCCGGCTTGCCGCACATGGATTCGGCCTCGCAGGCCCAGGCCTCCGCCCGGATGGGGGGCGCGCAGGCCCAGGCTTCCGGTCTCCCCCGCCGGGAGCCCGCCTCCGGACCGTCGGCCGCCGAGCACTGGGATGCACCGCAGGCCACTTCCGGCCTGCCCTTGATGGATGCTCCCGCGCAGGCCTCCGGTCCGTCTCGCCGGGACGCCGCTCCGGGCCTTCCCGTCATGGAGGACCCGGCCATCCTGCCTCCGCTGGAGACGCCGGCCTACGCGACGTCCCCGGCGCCCGCTCCGGGAGTGTCCCTCATGGAAGCCTCGTCCGCCCCTGCCCCCGCCGCCCCCGCGAAGAAGTCGAAGGTCTCCGCGGCCCCGGCTGCCCCGGCCACGGGCGAGATTCACGCGCGGCCCGCCTCGCTGTGGCGCCGGCTGCTGTCCTTCACCGTCGACACCGCGGCCATCAGCGCCGTGGCGGCGGCCTACATCACCCTCGCCTCGTCGGTCGCGGGCGTGAAGGGTCCGCAGCCGGGGCTGACCGGGCTGGACGCCTTCGTCGCCTGGCTGCGCGCGCTGCACTCCGTGCTGCTGCCGGGCGTGGTCCTGGTGCTGGTGCTCGCCACCGTGTATTGCGCGGTCGCGGCCTTCCTGTGGAATGGACGCACCCTGGGACGATTGCTCCTGGGCCTGCGGCTGGTGGACACCCATGGCATGGCGCCCACCCCGGGCCGGGCCATCTTCCGGGCGCTGCTCGCCGGGCTTTCCTTCGTTCTCTTCCTGGGCGGGTTCTGGATGGCGCTATTCGACCGCCGCGGACAGACGCTCCATGACAAGCTGACGTCCACCTTCGTCGTCCAACCGAGCTGA
- a CDS encoding GspE/PulE/PilB domain-containing protein, producing the protein MPSRLAQHLVSRALLSQEQAGELLRLHQAQGGHVDTALLERGMSEADVLAMLGEVSGFRPVNLVDFEPNLEVASFIPPKIAERLSVVPLSLDGNTLHVACAYPVPKKELDEVGFLLGKPLELWVAIELRVREWISIIYRQPLTPRFVQLAASVAQQAGALTPPPPPPPDDESMTVDMVEQLARNVAQEPVPAAARPAAAREPEPADIPPPAYTREPLRLNTSAGPVTTARAVQRPTPAPAPTDIPPPAYTREPLRLNMPGTPARATPPAQAPNQGASGNAAPPTLYPPGERPLPPPQPVPVLLPVGPAGTSATAPQGGRPAAPGAFATPPPTASRPGTTVQGPATQGFGGQGPNAQGISATQGFGGPGPTTQGFGGQGPATPGQGARPGTPVQSPQGTTPAAQPAQGPARPGTTVQTSQGAAPTAPPSANRPSAPAQPPGARPAVWPPSPEQQARAAQTATPTQPPVPPAPPRGEPSFIIFSNPASTQGATRPRAPEPASVPGASSAPDAAVPEWTLPQARSALRESTRDLDRLLDVALRFGRRTFDYVAAFAVVRGAAGGWDARGEGLDANALSLVSIPLDASSVFRTVAVTRGSYAGPLPPDALTRHYLELFGRQAPRTVFLYPVEVKGRLVAILYGDCGQKPMSQRRLSDYILFCQDLPAAFQELILFRKQRVSELRAPEEDITIDVDVPGFPAPVQPAPAPAVVAGLGWNPVFGRGGVANLGRAAALPPRVLSPEERPPPDFTPLLRRLTGPDASQRSSAIAELARSPEASARVLAQHFPGPTAWSRLPVVELPEADELGPIPAALSRLGRPAALALAPLLDSNDADTRYLALLTAGNLPYAELVDGVLRGLFDMEPDISSAARVAAAALKHLPRLDASLRDLRQELASRDALRRSLAARALGTLHDRDAIEGLINLTGSDDAMCAQAAAEALREVTRATLGLQPRQWSAWWAENRSRRRADWLVAALRHRELDVRLAAIEELSRALHDTLGYYADAPDAERESAVRRWESAAVDPANARRLGML; encoded by the coding sequence ATGCCTTCGCGTCTTGCCCAGCACCTCGTCTCGCGCGCCCTCCTGTCCCAGGAGCAGGCCGGAGAGTTGTTGCGTCTGCACCAGGCCCAGGGAGGCCATGTGGACACCGCGCTCCTGGAGCGCGGCATGTCCGAAGCGGACGTCCTCGCGATGCTGGGCGAGGTCTCCGGCTTCCGGCCCGTGAACCTGGTGGACTTCGAGCCCAACCTCGAGGTCGCCAGCTTCATCCCCCCGAAAATCGCCGAACGCCTGAGCGTCGTTCCCCTGTCCCTGGACGGCAACACGCTGCACGTGGCGTGCGCCTACCCGGTGCCCAAGAAGGAGCTGGACGAAGTCGGCTTCCTCCTGGGCAAGCCGCTGGAGCTGTGGGTCGCCATCGAGCTGCGGGTGCGCGAGTGGATCTCCATCATCTACCGCCAGCCGCTGACGCCCCGCTTCGTGCAACTGGCCGCGTCGGTCGCCCAGCAGGCCGGAGCGCTCACGCCGCCCCCGCCTCCGCCGCCAGACGACGAGTCGATGACGGTGGACATGGTGGAGCAGCTGGCGCGCAACGTGGCCCAGGAGCCCGTGCCCGCGGCAGCCCGTCCCGCCGCCGCGCGTGAGCCCGAGCCCGCGGACATCCCCCCGCCCGCGTACACGCGCGAGCCGCTGCGCCTGAACACCTCCGCGGGACCGGTGACGACGGCCCGCGCGGTCCAGCGCCCCACGCCGGCGCCGGCGCCCACCGACATCCCCCCCCCCGCGTACACGCGCGAGCCCCTGCGGCTGAACATGCCGGGCACGCCCGCGCGCGCCACGCCTCCCGCGCAGGCTCCGAACCAGGGCGCGTCGGGGAACGCCGCGCCGCCGACCCTCTACCCGCCGGGAGAGCGTCCCCTACCGCCGCCGCAGCCCGTGCCCGTGCTGTTGCCCGTGGGTCCGGCAGGCACGTCCGCCACCGCGCCCCAGGGGGGTCGACCCGCCGCGCCCGGTGCGTTCGCCACGCCGCCGCCGACCGCGAGCCGTCCCGGCACCACCGTGCAGGGTCCCGCGACCCAGGGCTTCGGAGGACAGGGCCCCAACGCGCAGGGCATCTCCGCGACGCAGGGCTTCGGAGGACCGGGGCCCACGACGCAGGGCTTTGGCGGCCAGGGTCCCGCGACACCGGGACAAGGTGCTCGACCGGGAACTCCCGTGCAGAGCCCCCAGGGCACCACCCCGGCCGCGCAGCCGGCACAGGGCCCCGCTCGACCGGGCACCACCGTCCAGACCTCGCAGGGCGCGGCCCCCACGGCGCCTCCGTCCGCGAACCGCCCCAGCGCCCCCGCGCAGCCCCCGGGAGCCCGTCCCGCGGTGTGGCCGCCCTCGCCCGAGCAGCAGGCCCGCGCGGCCCAGACCGCCACGCCGACCCAGCCGCCAGTTCCCCCGGCGCCGCCCCGGGGCGAGCCGTCGTTCATCATCTTCAGCAACCCCGCGTCCACGCAGGGCGCGACCCGTCCTCGCGCGCCGGAGCCCGCCTCCGTCCCGGGTGCCTCCAGCGCGCCGGATGCCGCCGTGCCGGAATGGACGCTGCCCCAGGCCCGCTCCGCGCTGCGCGAGTCGACGCGAGACCTGGACCGCCTGCTGGACGTGGCGCTGCGCTTCGGCCGCCGCACGTTCGACTACGTGGCCGCCTTCGCCGTCGTGCGCGGCGCCGCGGGTGGCTGGGACGCGCGCGGTGAGGGCCTGGACGCGAACGCGCTCTCCCTGGTCTCCATCCCCCTGGACGCGAGCAGCGTCTTCCGCACCGTCGCCGTCACGCGCGGCAGCTACGCGGGCCCGCTGCCTCCGGACGCGCTCACGCGGCACTACCTGGAGCTCTTCGGCCGCCAGGCCCCGCGCACCGTCTTCCTGTACCCGGTGGAGGTGAAGGGCCGCCTCGTGGCCATCCTCTACGGCGACTGCGGCCAGAAGCCGATGAGCCAGCGCCGGCTGAGCGACTACATCCTGTTCTGCCAGGACCTGCCGGCCGCCTTCCAGGAGCTCATCCTCTTCCGCAAGCAGCGCGTGTCCGAGCTGCGCGCGCCAGAAGAGGACATCACCATCGACGTGGACGTACCCGGCTTCCCGGCCCCGGTCCAGCCCGCTCCCGCGCCCGCCGTGGTCGCGGGGCTCGGGTGGAACCCCGTCTTCGGCCGTGGAGGCGTGGCCAACCTGGGCCGCGCCGCCGCCCTGCCTCCGCGCGTGCTGTCGCCGGAAGAGCGCCCGCCTCCGGACTTCACGCCGCTCCTGCGCCGGCTCACCGGCCCGGACGCGTCCCAGCGCTCCAGCGCCATCGCGGAGCTGGCGCGTTCACCTGAAGCCAGCGCCCGGGTGCTCGCGCAGCACTTCCCCGGCCCCACCGCCTGGAGCCGCCTGCCCGTCGTGGAGCTGCCGGAAGCGGACGAGCTGGGCCCCATCCCCGCGGCCCTGTCGCGCCTGGGCCGTCCCGCGGCCCTCGCGCTGGCGCCGCTGTTGGACTCGAACGACGCGGACACGCGCTACCTGGCGCTGCTCACCGCGGGCAACCTGCCCTACGCGGAGCTGGTGGACGGCGTGCTGCGCGGCCTGTTCGACATGGAGCCGGACATCTCCAGCGCCGCGCGAGTCGCCGCCGCCGCGCTCAAGCACCTGCCGCGCCTGGACGCGTCCCTGCGCGACCTGCGCCAGGAGCTGGCCAGCCGGGACGCGCTGCGCCGCTCGCTGGCGGCCCGTGCCCTGGGCACGCTGCACGACCGCGACGCCATCGAGGGCCTCATCAACCTCACCGGCAGCGACGACGCGATGTGCGCGCAGGCCGCCGCGGAGGCCCTGCGCGAAGTCACCCGCGCCACGCTGGGTCTCCAGCCGCGCCAGTGGTCGGCGTGGTGGGCGGAGAACCGCAGCCGCCGCCGCGCGGACTGGCTGGTGGCCGCTCTCCGTCACCGCGAGCTGGACGTGCGGCTCGCCGCCATCGAGGAGCTGAGCCGCGCCCTGCACGACACGCTGGGCTACTACGCGGACGCTCCCGACGCGGAGCGCGAGTCCGCGGTGCGGCGCTGGGAGTCGGCGGCGGTCGACCCCGCCAACGCCCGCCGGTTGGGCATGCTCTGA
- a CDS encoding FAD-binding oxidoreductase: protein MTQSLAARVSGPVYTPNDAGYAPESAGFNVLVTHSPQYVVAVKSTKDVAEAIRFARENQLPISVQATGHGTYAPVTSGVLLSTKALNHVSIDPATRIATIGAGARWEPVIEEAAKHGLAPIAGSSTNVGVVGYLLGGGLGPLVRSHGVSSDYVVGYTLVTSDGETVEASAEHHPDLFWALRGGKGGFGIVTEVKLQLVEMRSLYAGSLFFAEEHIEAVLRGWVKWTAEADARVSTSIAVMRFPPFDFIPPPLQGRTVINLRFAFPGSAEEGAKLAAPLRALAPLYLDMLGELPVTQIARIHNDPDKPSPVWTHGMMLTHVDQDLATTLLRHVGAGAQTPYFMLELRHLGGACQKDVAGGSAVGGRGGNFIVGLVGMHPPLFETVLPGATEGLRAELKPWLSPEMTINFMGKVRDAQHFDSAWPDAIRAKLKDVRGKYDPHKLFAK, encoded by the coding sequence ATGACCCAGTCCCTCGCCGCCCGCGTGAGCGGTCCCGTCTACACCCCCAACGACGCGGGCTATGCCCCGGAGAGCGCCGGATTCAACGTCCTCGTCACGCACTCGCCGCAGTACGTGGTGGCGGTGAAGTCCACGAAGGACGTGGCGGAGGCCATCCGCTTCGCCCGGGAGAACCAGCTGCCCATCTCCGTGCAGGCCACGGGGCACGGCACGTACGCGCCCGTCACCTCTGGCGTGCTCCTCTCCACGAAGGCGCTGAACCACGTGAGCATCGACCCCGCGACGCGCATCGCCACCATTGGCGCGGGCGCGCGCTGGGAGCCGGTCATCGAGGAGGCGGCGAAGCACGGTCTGGCGCCCATCGCCGGCTCGTCCACGAACGTGGGCGTGGTGGGCTACCTGCTGGGCGGCGGCCTGGGGCCGCTGGTGCGCAGCCACGGCGTCAGCTCCGACTACGTGGTGGGCTACACGCTCGTCACCTCTGACGGCGAGACGGTGGAGGCGAGCGCCGAGCATCACCCGGACCTGTTCTGGGCCCTGCGCGGCGGCAAGGGCGGCTTCGGCATCGTGACGGAGGTGAAGCTCCAGCTGGTGGAGATGCGCTCGCTCTACGCGGGCAGCCTCTTCTTCGCGGAGGAGCACATCGAGGCCGTGCTGCGCGGCTGGGTGAAGTGGACGGCGGAGGCGGACGCGCGCGTGTCCACGAGCATCGCCGTGATGCGCTTCCCGCCGTTCGACTTCATCCCGCCCCCGCTGCAGGGGCGCACGGTCATCAACCTGCGCTTCGCCTTCCCGGGCTCCGCGGAAGAGGGCGCGAAGCTGGCGGCGCCCCTGCGCGCGCTGGCGCCCCTCTACCTGGACATGCTGGGCGAGCTGCCGGTGACGCAGATTGCGCGCATCCACAATGATCCGGACAAGCCCAGCCCCGTGTGGACCCACGGCATGATGCTGACCCACGTGGACCAGGACCTGGCCACCACGCTGCTGCGCCACGTGGGCGCGGGCGCGCAGACGCCGTACTTCATGCTGGAGCTGCGGCACCTGGGCGGCGCCTGCCAGAAGGACGTGGCGGGAGGCTCCGCGGTGGGCGGCCGCGGCGGCAACTTCATCGTCGGACTGGTGGGCATGCACCCGCCGCTGTTCGAGACGGTGCTGCCCGGCGCCACGGAGGGCCTGCGCGCGGAGCTGAAGCCGTGGCTGTCGCCAGAGATGACCATCAACTTCATGGGCAAGGTCCGTGACGCGCAGCACTTCGACAGCGCCTGGCCGGACGCCATCCGGGCGAAGCTCAAGGACGTGCGCGGCAAGTACGACCCGCACAAGCTCTTCGCGAAGTAG
- a CDS encoding sensor histidine kinase: MTGAMWVSLLACAGQLALAGIALARVGRSPLALPLSLLSIALSTWNFSAFGLARSGDTGWRLMGFAAALMTLPCALHFILAFVGRRRRSARVLYGTYAVMGALALTMIIAMGVPALQERIYTFRFGLAVALGVIPILTTGFVLLTRHLRHTSSENSQDERARAGLMLLGLTLLVALLLTDLAADMALPVPKLGNVGTLLGLPVMATASLRFQLFGKDARATNAAMHAVVLALVGVLAYLVLFRAFAAESGALVVGTTAITFALLAAARRGVTAFVTQRERLEQLATLGRFSAQMAHDLKNPIAALKGAAQYLKEEHARGHSWDAHGDFLDLLLEQVERLDRVAGTYQRLARVEPLRRPLDLNRLVEGVLSLQAFATPGAVELKKELAPGLPECAGDEDLLANALENLVRNAFEAMPEGGTLTVRTQQDGGAVVVEVQDTGSGMDVRTRERAFDDFFTTKATGSGLGLAFVRRVAEAHGGTASLTSGEGHGTILRLRLPAAPVSQAPASEGEAA; the protein is encoded by the coding sequence ATGACGGGCGCCATGTGGGTCAGCCTGCTGGCGTGCGCGGGGCAGCTCGCGCTCGCCGGCATCGCGCTCGCCCGCGTGGGACGAAGCCCCCTCGCGCTGCCGCTGTCTCTCTTGTCCATCGCGCTGTCGACCTGGAACTTCTCCGCCTTCGGGCTGGCGCGTTCGGGGGACACCGGCTGGCGGCTGATGGGCTTCGCCGCGGCGCTGATGACGCTGCCGTGCGCGTTGCACTTCATCCTCGCGTTCGTGGGCCGCCGCCGCCGCTCCGCCCGGGTCCTGTACGGCACCTACGCGGTGATGGGCGCGCTCGCGCTGACGATGATCATCGCCATGGGCGTGCCCGCGCTGCAGGAGCGCATCTACACCTTCCGCTTCGGGCTCGCGGTCGCCTTGGGCGTCATCCCCATCCTCACCACGGGCTTCGTGCTGCTCACGCGCCACCTGCGCCACACAAGCTCGGAGAACTCGCAGGACGAACGGGCGCGAGCGGGGTTGATGCTGCTGGGGCTCACGCTGCTCGTCGCGCTGCTGCTCACGGACCTGGCGGCGGACATGGCCCTGCCCGTGCCGAAGCTGGGCAACGTGGGCACGCTGCTGGGCCTGCCGGTGATGGCCACCGCGTCCCTGCGCTTCCAGCTCTTCGGCAAGGACGCGCGCGCCACGAACGCGGCGATGCACGCGGTCGTGCTCGCGCTGGTGGGCGTGCTCGCCTACCTGGTGCTCTTCCGCGCCTTCGCCGCCGAGTCGGGAGCGCTGGTCGTGGGCACCACCGCCATCACCTTCGCGCTGCTCGCGGCGGCGCGGCGGGGCGTCACCGCCTTCGTCACCCAGCGCGAGCGACTGGAGCAACTGGCCACGCTGGGGCGCTTCTCCGCGCAGATGGCGCACGACCTGAAGAACCCCATCGCCGCGCTCAAGGGCGCCGCGCAGTACCTGAAAGAGGAGCACGCGCGCGGCCACTCCTGGGACGCGCACGGTGACTTCCTGGACCTGCTGCTGGAGCAGGTGGAGCGCCTGGACCGCGTGGCGGGCACCTACCAGCGCCTCGCGCGAGTCGAACCGCTGCGCCGGCCGCTGGACTTGAACCGGCTGGTGGAGGGCGTGCTGTCACTCCAGGCCTTCGCGACGCCAGGAGCGGTGGAGCTGAAGAAGGAGCTCGCGCCCGGCCTGCCCGAGTGCGCGGGAGACGAGGACCTGCTCGCCAACGCACTGGAGAACCTGGTGCGCAACGCGTTCGAGGCCATGCCCGAGGGCGGCACCCTCACCGTGCGCACGCAGCAGGACGGCGGCGCGGTGGTGGTGGAGGTGCAGGACACCGGCAGCGGCATGGACGTGCGCACGCGTGAGCGGGCCTTCGACGACTTCTTCACCACCAAGGCGACGGGCAGCGGCCTGGGGCTGGCCTTCGTGCGGCGCGTGGCGGAGGCGCACGGAGGCACTGCGTCCCTGACGAGCGGCGAGGGGCATGGCACCATCCTCCGCCTGCGCCTGCCGGCGGCCCCCGTTTCCCAGGCCCCGGCATCCGAGGGAGAAGCCGCGTGA
- a CDS encoding WS/DGAT/MGAT family O-acyltransferase, whose amino-acid sequence MAGRERMASMDAAWLQMEEPANLMMITAVLWFDGAVDLERLRAVVRERLVERYPRFRQRVVPGPLGAPHWEDAPDFELEEHLSTLRVPESAGRAGLEALVGDWLGVPLERSRPLWHFHLVRGAPGGDVLLARLHHCIADGIALARVLLSLTDPVDAVAVPETWDESLEAVTPSEPERRPGAPGWLRFARGARSALRKGAEMVREPILAGDLVREGAKGAAALGKLLVLPPDPRSPLRGPLGPRKVAAWSEPIELERVKAVGRTLGGTVNDVLLTAVTGALRRYLDSRDAPMEDVHALVPVNLRPMDVPVPRELGNRFGVVFLRLPVHLAEPRRRLREVAKRMEHLKRSPEAVVTSGVLELLGRTPAALERAVVDVMGTKASLVATNVPGPRQPVSLAGSQLQGLTFWVPQAGHVGLGVSLFSYSGQVTVGVASDASRVPDPEALVAAFQDELAALETTTP is encoded by the coding sequence ATGGCAGGCCGCGAGCGGATGGCGAGCATGGACGCGGCGTGGCTCCAGATGGAGGAGCCCGCGAACCTGATGATGATCACCGCGGTGCTGTGGTTCGACGGCGCCGTGGACCTGGAGCGCCTGCGCGCGGTGGTGCGCGAGCGGCTGGTGGAGCGCTATCCTCGCTTCCGTCAGCGGGTGGTGCCCGGGCCGCTGGGCGCGCCGCATTGGGAGGACGCGCCGGACTTCGAGCTGGAGGAGCACCTGTCCACGCTGCGCGTGCCGGAGTCGGCGGGACGCGCGGGGCTGGAGGCGCTCGTCGGGGACTGGCTGGGTGTGCCTCTGGAGCGCTCCCGTCCGCTGTGGCACTTCCACCTGGTGCGCGGCGCGCCGGGCGGGGACGTGCTGCTCGCGCGGCTGCACCACTGCATCGCGGATGGCATCGCGCTCGCGCGGGTGTTGCTGTCCCTCACGGATCCGGTGGACGCGGTCGCCGTGCCGGAAACCTGGGATGAAAGCCTGGAAGCGGTGACGCCTTCCGAACCGGAGCGGCGGCCAGGCGCTCCTGGCTGGCTGCGTTTCGCCCGGGGCGCCCGCTCCGCGCTGCGCAAGGGCGCGGAAATGGTGCGCGAGCCCATCCTCGCGGGCGACCTTGTTCGCGAGGGCGCGAAGGGGGCTGCGGCATTGGGCAAGCTGCTGGTGCTGCCTCCGGATCCACGCTCTCCCTTGCGCGGACCGCTGGGCCCCCGGAAGGTCGCCGCGTGGTCGGAGCCCATTGAGTTGGAGCGGGTGAAGGCCGTGGGCCGGACCCTGGGCGGCACGGTGAACGACGTGCTGCTCACGGCGGTGACGGGCGCGCTGCGGCGCTACCTGGACTCGCGGGACGCTCCAATGGAGGACGTGCACGCGCTGGTACCGGTGAACCTGCGGCCCATGGATGTGCCGGTGCCTCGCGAGCTGGGCAACCGCTTCGGCGTGGTGTTCCTGCGGCTCCCCGTGCACCTGGCGGAGCCGCGCCGCCGCTTGCGCGAAGTGGCGAAGCGGATGGAGCACCTCAAGCGCTCGCCGGAGGCCGTGGTGACGTCCGGCGTGTTGGAGCTTCTGGGCCGCACGCCCGCGGCGCTGGAGCGCGCCGTCGTGGACGTGATGGGCACCAAGGCGTCGCTCGTCGCCACCAACGTGCCCGGGCCGCGCCAGCCGGTGTCGCTCGCGGGCAGCCAGCTTCAGGGACTCACGTTCTGGGTCCCCCAGGCCGGCCACGTGGGCCTGGGGGTCAGCCTCTTCAGCTACTCGGGACAGGTGACCGTGGGTGTGGCCTCGGATGCGTCACGCGTGCCCGACCCGGAGGCCCTGGTCGCCGCGTTCCAGGACGAACTGGCCGCCCTGGAGACGACGACCCCCTGA